GAGGTCGATCTGCTCACGGAGGTCGATGTCGATGAAAGTATCACCGTTGGCCGCTGCAAAAACAGGATCCAGACGGTCCTCCAGCTGTTTCATAGCCCCGCCGGTACCTAGAGGGGTGTCCTCGTCAGAGTAGATAATCTTCACACCGAGGTCGGAACCGTCACCGATGGCCTTCTGGAGAACATCCGACTTGTATCCGCAGGCCAGGAAGACCTCGGTAATACCGGCGGATGCGAACGACCTGATGAGATATTTCAGGCACGGCATGTCCAGAACCGGCAATGCGGGTTTGGGCGTGTTCTCGGTCAGAGGATACAGACGGGTACCCTTTCCGCCCACCATAATGACTGCCTGTTTGACTTCCATCTTATCCCCCCTTAATCTCATACCGCCCTTTTAATTCTGACTGTATTCGTACCTACTGGCACATTCAGCGATGCGGCCACGGGAGCACATTTCGCTCTCAGCAGGAAAGCAGTGGGAACAGGTAAACTCCTATCGGAGAGGGACTCGTAGTTCGCCATGCCCTTGCAAATCATGACTCCCGCCTTGGCGTATTCCTTAATAAACCCAGGATCGGTGAACTCCCCCGGGAAACCGATGGCGAAATCCCCAGTGGTTACGATACGGTCAAGTTCGCGGTCCAATCCAGCACGGAGGGCATCCTCCATGGAGACATCGTTCAGAACGGGCTTTCCCCTCACGACCCCTACGACCCTCTTGCCCATGGATCTGATCTCACGGATGAGGAAACGGTCCAAAAGATCTTCCCCGCAGTTGTCGAACGCATAGAGAACGGTATCCGAGGCCTCGATCAACTCTCTAAGCCTATCGGTCTCGTCGGAACCGATACCCTCGTCCAGAAGCCCGTCGAACATCCTTCCGAATTCCTCTGGGTCATCTATGGCGATACCCGAACCGAAATCCATGATGTTGCCGATGATGGAGACTTGTACGGCGGCTCTGAAACGGTCCCCGCTGCCATTTATGAATCTCTCAGCCTGCGGGAGGTATCTCTCCACAACCCGGTCGGCATCGATCTTCATCTGACGATAAGGGTCGCTGCAGCCCATGATGCTGTAGGACAGCGCATGAACCTTCGTGGCGATATCCGCCGAGCATACGTCAGGGGTCATGAGCGCGGAATAGAGCCCCATGCACTCCTTCACGGATTCGAACTCCTTGCCGGTCCCTGCCAGGCGTGCCTGGAATAATATGCGCTTCATCAAACAGGGTCCGCAGTCCGCACAGGCTTTCATGCAGGCCCGATTAATAAAAGGACTTTTAATAATATTGAAAGGCGGAAGAGGCCTTTTCCGACCTTTCCCTATAAATAGGTGTAGCTTTATCCGTTCGACCATGGCTACAGATAAGATTTGCTCTTCCTGCGGAAAGAGGCTCATCGGCCACGGCAACACTTTCTTCAAGTGCCCCAAATGCGGGGAAGTCGAGATCGGAAGGTGCGCCCAGTGCCGCGACCAGAGCGTTCCCTACGAATGCCCCAAATGCGGATTCATCGGACCTTGAGGAATCGTAATGGCAGAGATCTACTCCGTTTACGAGCTGTTCCCCGACGGGGACTCCGCTGACGTCGCAACCATCGCCGCCGCTGTCGCCAAGGCAGTTCCCGCCGGCGTCGAGGTCAAGAAGACCGAGGTTCGCGAGCACGTCTTCGGACTCAAGAAGGTCTACGCTGAGTTCCTGCTCAACGCAGACGACGAGATGATCGGAAGCAAGCTCGAAGATGCCCTCTCCGGAATCGAGGGAGTCGGCAGCATCGAGTGCGTCTCCTCCACCAACGTTTGAAACTCTAATTTCCCGGTCTTAGTACCGGGACCTACCTTTCTTTTACGGCCTTTCGGTCACTTGATTCTATAACGAAGTGTGTGGAAATCGAGTGGTTGATTGAGTTGTCTTTTGGTCAATCAGATTTCAGTTTCGGTCACTTTCGGTACTTTCGGTGACCTCCCCCTGTGAACTTTATATACTTCTAAACAACGTATATCAAACAATGCCGTATCGTACCGTGAAGATCCAGCTCTTCCCTAAACCCGAACAGGAGAAGAGGATGTTACTGACCCTGCACGCCTGCAGGGCCACCTACAACGATCTCAACGAGTACTGCAGGGACTTCACTAAAAGATACGATGAATGGCGCGAGAGTATGGGCGTTGAGGAAGGTGAAGATGCATCACTGTACGAAACGGATACCAACCCCCGTCCGAGATTCCCGTCGGAGTTCGAATTGACCGCATTGGCAGGCGAGTTCAGGGAGATCAATCTCTGGAGGAGGGAGGCATACAGCGCAGCTGTGTGGGATGTCGGACGCAGGATACACAGGGCATACCAGCGTTGGTTCGATTCTCTGGTCGATGATTCTTCCGCAGGAAAACCCAGATTCAGAACTGACGGGAGATACGACTCATTCACATATACAGAGTACAATCAATATCGCCTGGATACCCAGGGATTGTTCACGGGAAAGAAACCGCGCATGTTCCTCGGAGGCGTAGGCTGGGTCAGATCCTCTGACAACGGGATCGTCAAAAGAGTTCCCACTGATTGCATGAAACAGGCTGTGGTATCCAGGAAAAAGATGGGAAAATCCAACAAATGGTATATCACGATCTTCTGCGAATGTCTCGAGATACCTGATAACCGTACCTGGTACATGGATGCGGAAACTCCCGATCCCGTAGGACTGGATCTCGGAGCAAGGAGAGTGGCAACACTCAATCGAGTAGGGCGACTGGGGTCATGCCCCAGTCTGCCCTCTCACACCACCGTGCGTACCGTTCGGTACACGGCGGTTCAAACACCTTTCCTTTACCTTTTCCACGTTGTCGAGAAGATAGTACATTCCCCTTTCCTTCAGGTATTTCAGCGTCAGCGCGTTCTTTATCGGAGTATAATCGGATGCTCTCCAGTATGAACTGTTGTAGCTGACCTTGTAGATGTTGGTCTTGCATGGTTCTGGCAAATATCCCGGAACAGGAGACTACCATCCTGGGGCAAGGGCCTTCAGGTTCTTGACCCTGTTCTTAGGAGTTTTCCACTGCTTGAAGATGTACTGCCTGATTCTCCTGCGTATCCAGGCGTCGAGCTTTCCCGTCCTATCTTTCCCCAGTCCGACAGCGAAATATCCCAACCATCCGCGTTCGTAGGTCTTCAGCTCTCCCAGTATCTGTTCGAGTCTCCTACCGCGGTTACGCTTGGTTATCTCCCTGATTCTCTTCCTGAATCTCTCCAGGCTCGAAAAGTGAACGGTTATACCCACCTCCCTGGATCGATAGAATCTGAATCCCAGGAACTTGACCGTATCGGCTCTGCCGACAACGGTCTTCTCCTGGTTCACTTTCAGCCTGAGTTTCCCTTCCAGGAAGCGGGTCACGGATTCCCTCACGCGTTCCCCAGAACGCTGACTCCTGACGAAAATCATACAGTCGTCAGCGTATCTGCAGAACCTCAGGCCTCTGCTTTCCAGGAGCTTATCGAACTTATCGAGATAGATGTTCGATAGGAGCGGGGATAGGGGTCCGCCCTGGGGCGACCCCTCCCTGGTCTCCCTGACGATTCCGTCAGGCATGACCACTCCGCTCCTGAGAAAGCTCTTTATGAGCCTCAGCAGGGATTTGTCCGCAATCCTTTCCCTCAGGATATTCATCAGGATATCCTGGTTCAGGGTGTCGAAGAATTTCTCCAGGTCTAAATCCACAACGGTACCGTATCCTTCCTCGAAGTACGCTTTCGCCTGAAGTACCGCATCCTGTGCGCTCCTTCCAGGACGGAATCCGTAGCTCGATTCCGAGAAGGTCGGTTCATAGATCGGAACCAATACCTGTGCGATCGCCTGCTGAAGCACGCGGTCGAATACCGACGGAATCCCGAGATTCCTCACACCGCCGTTGGGTTTGGGAATCTCCTTCCTCCGTACGGGCAGAGGTTTGTAAGTGCCGTTCCTGATTTTGTCAATCAGGACGGTACGGTTCTTCTCGAACCATTCGGGCACCTGTTCGACGGTCATTCCGTCGGAACCGGGTGCTCCATGGTTGGCAACGACCTGTCTGAACGCATCTGCGAGGTTCTTCTCGGAGATGACGACTTCAATCAGGCCGTCGTAAAGTGTCTCCTTTCCGTCAGGTTCAGGGAGTGATATGCTGTCCGCTCCAATCGTTGCTTCGGGTTCCGCCCTATCTCCCGATTGGTAGCTTTCCGATGTTTTCTGTTTTCTCTGCATATCCTCGCTTCTCCTGCTGAAGACTTGGTGTTCGTTCGGTGCTTCCCCAGAACCCTTATCAGTAAGCATTCGTTGGGTACTATCACCTCGGCTGACTCCTCATCGGTTCGGCACGTCCCTCACGGGATGTGTTGCTCCCCCTTTTGTCTCGGTTGGAGCGTACCGATGAGGCCTCCCCAGGTAAGAACAGAATCTTTCACCGCATGTAACTGGCACATTTACTGGAACGGTTCCGTACAGTCTTGGATTTCGTTGCTTTTGGCCAACTCATCCACCAGATCCAGCCTACTATGTGCTTTCTGTCCGTCAGTTCGCGGTTTTGCCTCCTCCTTCCTTCACTCATCATCCTCGCGGATGGTGGCTTGGACTTGGCTAACAGTTCCGACTATCAAGCCTGTTCGGGACTTTCACCCTATAGAATTCTGCCCATGCTGGGCGCACCAGACGGCACGGTGGTCGAGAACCACCGTACCATGAGGAAGAACGAGAAGAAGATGGCGAAGATACAGCGCAAGATCTCCAAGACCGAAGAGGGTTCGGAGGAGCGCAGGAAGTATCTGGGTCATCTCAGGCATCTGCAGAAGAGGATCAACGACAGCAAGAATGACTTACTGCAGAAAGCAACCAGATCGATTGTTCAGAATCGCACGAAGATCTTCGTGGAGGATCTTTCTGTAAAGAAACTGATTGAGTTACAGGACAACAAAGAAACAAGAAAACTGTTCCGCGATGCGAGCGCGGGGACGTTCATGAGACTGCTCAGATACAAGGGGGAGGAAACCGGGTCTGAGATAGTCGCAGTGAATCCCGCCTACACGAGCAGGATCTGCACCAAATGCGGAAAGCTGAACGGACCGTTCAGCGAAGAGACCTTCCGTTGCAGATTCTGCGGTTTCACCATACACCGTGACGACAACGCATGCGAGAACGTACTTAGACGCGGGATGGGGTTCGACATCCTTGGCACGTCACCGATTGCCTGAATTACCGAGGCGGAAGCCGAAGTGCGAAAAAATGTGACGGGTGTGTGAATTCGTTTCCACACACTTCGTTATAGAACCGGTCACTTCAGTTTCTTCATGGCGTACGAGCCGTTGCGCTTGTACACAAGCGCCACATAAGTGCGTATGGCCAGCCAGTACAGCGAGGAGATGTGGATGTTCCACCAGCCCTCGAAGGAACCTTTCAGGTATTTCTCGTAGGATGCGCGGTTCCTCTCGCTCTTGGTGAACTCCATGAAACCGCGGTAGGACATGTGGCCACTGGAACGGATCTTCATGATGGCGTTCTTGCGGAGGATGACAGGATCGGTGCAGATGTCATCCACTTCATCATAAGATTTGATCTCCGACAGTCCGCGGGCGTCGAGATCCCCGCGGCAGATTGATCCGCGGGTCTGGCGGTATGCGTACAGAGGGCGGTCGTAAAGGCAAATCCTGGTACATGCGTCAACACAGCGATAGGTGTGGACCACATCCTCGGCGAAGGATTCCTCGAAAAGCAATCCGTTGTCCACCAGGAAACTGCGGCTGAACATCTTGCACCAGGAGGACACGGGGAAGACCTCGTCATTCCTGGCGATCAGTGCCTGATCCCTCTCCAGGACCTTGGTGCGGTAGGTGCGTCCGGGCTTCTCGCGGATTGTTCCGGTCTCATTTGTGTTGAGGAAATTGCAGCATACGAAATCCACCGGGTTCTCGATCATCAGACGGCGCATCTCCTCAATGAAATAGGGGCTGGGCGCATCGTCGACATCCAGGAACCAGATGTATTCCCCTGAGGAGGCTTCCAGACCGATGTTGCGGTTGCCTCCGAGCCTCTTCCCCTGATCCTGAGGTATCACCGTGGAGCGAGGGAGCTGTTCCGCGAGTTCGCGGACCTTCTCCAGGGAGCCGTCGTCGCTGCGGGTGTCGACCACGAAGATTGCTTCGAAATCCTGATAGGTCTGAGCCTTGAGGAATGAAATGCAGCCTTCGATGTAACGGGCCCCGTTACGGATGGGTATCACCACTGAAACATCGAATTGTCCTGTTCCTGCATCTGTTCCAGAGTCTATGGAATCAGTCCTCACAGCCATTTTAAAAAGAATCATACGCCAACCGAAGACCTATGAATCCTTCCCGCTGGGAGTCGCTATGGGACCAGACTATATGTTAATTGTTGCCCGTGTTTTGCCGAATGACGGATATTCCCATCCGCAGACAAGGATTATACCTACTAATGACATCCTTAATGCATGAACACAGCTGCCAAGGCTCTGATTCTGCTGACTGTATCAGCCTTGGCTCTGCTGGTACTGTCTGCCCCGGACAGTTCCGAAGCTGCACCTGGCTGGAAGGATGTCTCTACCGAAGCGGAACTTATCGAAGAACTCGGCAAAGGAACAACGAACATCAGCATCATCCCTGCCAAGACCGAGGATTCCCGCAAACTCACGATCGAAAGCGATATCACCATACCTGCAAACGTCAGGGTCCTTCTGCCCTACGGTGTCACCGACATGTCGGGGCTGGCGTTGGGGGACAGCGAAGCATCTTACAAAATAGCAGGGGAGGACAAGGTCTTCGTCGAACTCACCGTGAACGGCAAACTGAACGTGAAAGGACAGCTTATAGTCGGCGGAATTTTGGGAAAGGATGACACATTCGCCTATCAGGGGCACACCTCTTCATGGCATTCAGTCATCGTCAATAACGGCACGATAACGGTAGAGAACGGCGGTACGCTATACTGTTACGGATTCATCAGGGGGTCGGGAGAGGTCGTCGGCGAAAACGGAAGCAAAGTGATGGAACCTCTTATCATCACAGACTTCTCCGGTGGAGACAACATGCTGAGCAGCCACCGTGGTAACCAGGCTTTCTTCAACCGCTACAGCCTATCCAATATCAGATGCCCCCTGCAGATCGACTATGGCTCGACACTCAACGGGAAACTCGCCATCTGTGTAGGGGGAACAGTCTATGAGAACCAGATTACCTACATAGGCGAGAAGGATACCTTTATTAAGCTGTCTGAAGGCGCAAGTGCCAGACTGACCTACGATGCAACAAAATCGATAGAGAGCAACGAAAGCCTCGGACTGCATTCGGATATAGGCAAGACAACGATAACACTCAACGGAGGATGTTCCTTCGAGGCTATCGAACTGGTCCTCGACATAAACGGCGAGTCGGGTGTGTACTCTTTCGCAGAACATCCATTCCCGATTCCGTACAATATCGATATGGTCCTGGAGAACGGGAACTACCTGATGAACGAGGACTTCCGCATACTCCCTGGAGCCAAACTGACCATCGTCACCAATGCGACACTTGCCGTGAACAATTCCCTCTCGGTATTCTGGGGATTAAAGGACAAGAATTACAAAGATGATGTGGAAGTGAACATGAAGTACCCCACGACCGAAACACTGGCCTCCAATGGATTCGACAAATCCGGCAGACTGATCGTCTGCGGTAACCTCATCCTTCTGGACAGTTCGGAATTCAGCGGTATCGCAGAGATGGGGAGCGCCTCAGCCACCATCACCACCTCCAAGCGCACGGATACTTCACTGAAGATTGTAGAACATGGTTGTACTCGCGATAATGACAGTTTCACTGTGATGGTTTTCGGTTTGTTTCCGTACACGATGACCTGGACAGTCGATACCCTGACCACCAGAGAGATGGCAGGTTACATAGTGGACTCCACGGGAGCCTTGTCTATTCTCCAGCCGGATTCGATTTACAGGGCAAGCTCTCAGACCAATTACTGCATGGAGAAGTACATACAGGATGGGACAGAATATGCTCTCGGATCGGACTTTAAAGGTGGCTGGATCCTTTCATCTGGGTCATATCAGACAATCACCTCAAGCATCCCAGGCAATCTCACCGGGGAAAAGGTCAACCTCATGCTGACCTCCAAAGGTATCAGTCAGGACTTCATCATCGATCTGACGGTTGATTCCCTCAAGAAAGTGACCGTCGAGCAGTCTGCCGTCGCTTCCATCAGAGACGGTAACGGAGCGCTCAGACTCCGCTGCGACGGTATCTCGATAACGTTCTCCGCGGAATCCCTAAAGAACATATCTGGCACTTTGGAAATTAGACTCAACGATGCTGCCCTCAACGATGCACAGAAGTCTTCCGCACAAGACAGGGCCACATACTATCTCGAAGTCCTATCAGACGGAAAGAAGATCGACATCTTCCACGGAGTGGTCACCATCGTTCTGCCCTTCAAGCCTCACTCTGAAGCCGACAAGGAGAAGGTCCAGGCATGGAAGATCGATACTAACGGTATCGCCCACACATACAGAGCGGCATACAGCAACAACGAGATCTCCTTCGCAACAGCCTCCGCCGGATGTTACGCCATATCCCTGGACAACGTCCCCGAGAGATCGACTGTGCAAAACGCTCATCACAGCCAAACACTGATGATCGCAGCCGGAGCCACAACAGCAATCATCGCCGGTCTGCTGATCTATTTCTTCTTAATCAGGAAAAAGAGGTGACGGAGGGGTTGCCCCCTCCTTGAAAGGTTTAGTCTCACTCGACGTAGGGCTTGATGAAGCCGGTCTGCATCATATTGGCGGTCAGCTTCCTGGACCTGCTGATGATGGCAGCTGCGCGGTCGTACTCCTCCTGGTAGGAGCACTTCTCGCGGGCGACACCCTGCTCGATAGCCTTCATGGCGACAGCGGCGGCCTCCCTGGGGAAGACATCCTCCTCAGACATGTTGGGGATGATGTACTCCTCGGTGATTCCCTTCTCCTCTGCACACTTGGCGAGCTCGGTGGCCGCTGCGATGCACATCTCGTCGGTGATGGTCCTTGCCTTCACGTCGAGCACACCACGGAAGATTGCGGGGAATCCCATGGAGTTGTTGACCTGGTTGGGGAAGTCGGAACGGCCGGTGGCGAACACCTTGCATCCGTGCTCCTTTGCCTCCCAGGGCCAGATTTCGGGTACGGGGTTGGCGGTGGCGAAGACAACGGGGTCGTCTGCCATGAGATCGATGTATTCTGCGGGGATGGTTCCGGGTCCGGGCTTGGATGCTGCGATGACGATGTCGGCGCCCTCCATTGCCTCCTTGATTCCTCCGGTCTTTCCTGCACCGTTGGTCTTCTCGCAGATGTTCCTCTTCAGCCTGTGGAGGCTCTCAAAGTCCTCCCTGGACTGGTTGAGGATTCCCTTGGAGTCGCACATACAGAGGTGCTCGGGCTTGAATCCGGTGGCCAGCAGCAACCTTGCGATGGCAAGGGATGCCGCTCCTGCACCGATGACGGTGACGTTGGCGTCCTGGAAGTTCTTTCCGACGAGCTTCATGGCATTCATGGCACCGGCGACCTCGACGGTTGCGGTACCCTGCTGGTCGTCGTGCCATACGGGGATCTTACAGTCCCTCCTGAGCTCGTCGAGGATGTCGAAACACTTGGGGTTGGAGATGTCCTCGAGGTTGATTCCTCCGAAGGAGGGGGCGATGAGCCTGACGGTCTCGATGATCTTCTCGGGGTCCTTGGTGTCAAGGCAGATGGGGACGCAGTCCACACCTCCGAGGTACTTGAAGAGCATGGCCTTTCCTTCCATGACAGGCATGGCGGCTTCGGGTCCGATGTCTCCGAGACCGAGTACGCGGGTACCGTCGGATACTACTGCTACGGTGTTCCACTTGCAGGTGTGCTCGTAGACGAGGTCGGGGTTCTGTGCGATGGCCTTGCAGGGCTCAGCCACTCCGGGGGAGTACCAGATGGAGAAGTCGTCGAAGGACCTGATGCAGGCCTTGGGGACGGTCTCGATCTTTCCGCCGTAGTAGGGGTGCATCTTCATTGCATCCTGTCCGGGCTTCTTGGCGCGCTCGAGGCGCTCCTCCACGGTCAGTTCCTTCTTCTCTTCGGGGGCGGCGGGAGTCTTGTTCTCCTTCTTGAATTTGTCCATGAAACTCATGATATCTCCTCTTTTCTACGAATTTCGTAAGAAATCCTTCGAATTGCTTAGGACACGGTAATACTGTTCCTTTTTATAGATATTGCGTATGTTAAAAATCGCAATGGAGGCCGAGAAAAGCATCCCCCACGTCGTGCTTATCGACGGTTATATCGATGACCCAGCAGCCCTGGGTGTACCTCCGTACATATCCCCTATGATACGTGCGGTGGCCGGTGCGGCGATCGATGCTGGCGGCAGAGTGACCTATCTGTCGATAGATATGCTCCGCCAGGGGCACGAAATCCCCGATGCGGATGTCACCGTCCTGCTGTCCGGAAACACTGTGCCAGGCAAGTATCTCCGCAGCATGCCTATGTCGCTGAAGGAGATCCGCGAGTACCTCCCGAAGATGAAAGGATGGAAGCTCATAGGCGGTTCCTCGGCATACGCTCCCGAAGCGGAAGGCTTCGATTTTCGTATTCACAGGGATCTCGCCGCCTCCCTCTACGACGGCATGACCGGCAAAGAGGTCGGAGAGCGGTTCAGGACTCTCGACGAATGGAACAGGTGGATGCTTCTCGGCGCGGACATCGTGAAAGAACATCAGGACTTCCCGCAGCCCCTGATGGTCGAGATCGAATCATACCGCGGCTGCCACCGCTATGCCTCCGGAGGATGCTCGTTCTGCATCGAACCGACCAAGGGTAAACCTCTGATGAGGCAGCCGGAGGACATCCTTGCGGAAGCGGAGAAACTCAGGGAACTCGGCGTCTACAACATCCGTGTGGGCGGACAGACCTGCATCATATCATACGGCTCCGAGGACTTCTCGTCCGGGGTCCCGCGCCCGGTGCCCTCCAAGGTCCGTCAGCTGTTCGAAGGACTGAAGGCACTCGGTTTCGAGCACATCAGTGTGGACAACGCCAATCCTGCCGTCATCGCCACCTATCCCGAGGAATCCTCGGAAATCATCAAAATCCTGGCCGACAACTGCAGTTCGGGGAATGTGCTCGCACTCGGTCTGGAATCCGCAGACCCCGCTGTGAGAGAGGCCAACAACCTCAACAGCACCGCGGACCAGGTGCTGGAAGCTATCCGCATCATCAACAGGTACGGAGCCGAGAGAGGACCCACCGGACTTCCCAAAATACTTCCGGGACTCAACATCATCTGCGGTCTGGAAGGAGAGACCTTCGAGACCTACGGCATAGACATGGATTTCCTAAAGAGGATAGTCGACGAGGGACTCATGGTGAGGAGGATCAACATCCGCCAGGTCATAGGCTCCAGAAGGGAGTTCCACGTCAAGATGAACGAGAAGCGCTTCAAGAAGTTCAAGGAGAACGTCAGGGAGAACGTGGACCATCCCCTCCTGGAGCGCATGATCCCGCTGGGCACCGTACTGACAGGTGTTTATGCGGAGATCCACGACGGGAACATCACATTCGGCAGACAGCCCGGATCCTATCCGATTCTGGTAGGTATCCCCTACAAGATAGACCTCGACCGCTTCTACGACGTGAAGATCACTGAATGGGGATTCAGATCCGTGACAGGCATCACCTACCCGTTCAACATCAACACCATGCCCATGTCCGCTCTTTCCGCATTACCCGGAATCGGCAAGAAAAGAGCGACCACTCTGACCCTGAAACGTCCCTTCAAGGACCTTACCGACCTGAACCGCGCCATCGACGACCCCAAGGTTATCGAGGGACTGAGGGATTACATCGTCTTCGACGACTGATTTTTGTAGCTTGTGTGGGATTCGGTAAGCATGGACAGTCTCCGCGCGGCTAGGTATCCCTTCCTCAGCGAGGCCTCTGAATTCGCAGAGGCTAACTCAGAGGGCATAGAGAAGCTCCTGTCGAGCGAGACCTATGCCGACGCCAGGGAAAGAGGGCTTGCAAGGGTCATGGGTGCCCTGGACAACCACACAATCCCGGAGAACTCGCTGTCAGGGGAGTACAACCGTCTGATGGAGGTCCTATCCTACCCGTACGCCAGGATTTTGGTTTCCTGCGTGGGCGACAGACTGCTCCTCAAAAGATATGCACTGGCCGAAGCGGAGCACATGAACCACATTC
The sequence above is a segment of the methanogenic archaeon ISO4-H5 genome. Coding sequences within it:
- a CDS encoding translation elongation factor aEF-1 beta, encoding MAEIYSVYELFPDGDSADVATIAAAVAKAVPAGVEVKKTEVREHVFGLKKVYAEFLLNADDEMIGSKLEDALSGIEGVGSIECVSSTNV
- a CDS encoding transposase IS605 OrfB family; translated protein: MPYRTVKIQLFPKPEQEKRMLLTLHACRATYNDLNEYCRDFTKRYDEWRESMGVEEGEDASLYETDTNPRPRFPSEFELTALAGEFREINLWRREAYSAAVWDVGRRIHRAYQRWFDSLVDDSSAGKPRFRTDGRYDSFTYTEYNQYRLDTQGLFTGKKPRMFLGGVGWVRSSDNGIVKRVPTDCMKQAVVSRKKMGKSNKWYITIFCECLEIPDNRTWYMDAETPDPVGLDLGARRVATLNRVGRLGSCPSLPSHTTVRTVRYTAVQTPFLYLFHVVEKIVHSPFLQVFQRQRVLYRSIIGCSPV
- a CDS encoding Group II intron-encoding maturase → MQRKQKTSESYQSGDRAEPEATIGADSISLPEPDGKETLYDGLIEVVISEKNLADAFRQVVANHGAPGSDGMTVEQVPEWFEKNRTVLIDKIRNGTYKPLPVRRKEIPKPNGGVRNLGIPSVFDRVLQQAIAQVLVPIYEPTFSESSYGFRPGRSAQDAVLQAKAYFEEGYGTVVDLDLEKFFDTLNQDILMNILRERIADKSLLRLIKSFLRSGVVMPDGIVRETREGSPQGGPLSPLLSNIYLDKFDKLLESRGLRFCRYADDCMIFVRSQRSGERVRESVTRFLEGKLRLKVNQEKTVVGRADTVKFLGFRFYRSREVGITVHFSSLERFRKRIREITKRNRGRRLEQILGELKTYERGWLGYFAVGLGKDRTGKLDAWIRRRIRQYIFKQWKTPKNRVKNLKALAPGWOSPVPGYLPEPCKTNIYKVSYNSSYWRASDYTPIKNALTLKYLKERGMYYLLDNVEKVKERCLNRRVPNGTHGGVRGQTGA
- a CDS encoding transposase IS605 OrfB family — encoded protein: MCFLSVSSRFCLLLPSLIILADGGLDLANSSDYQACSGLSPYRILPMLGAPDGTVVENHRTMRKNEKKMAKIQRKISKTEEGSEERRKYLGHLRHLQKRINDSKNDLLQKATRSIVQNRTKIFVEDLSVKKLIELQDNKETRKLFRDASAGTFMRLLRYKGEETGSEIVAVNPAYTSRICTKCGKLNGPFSEETFRCRFCGFTIHRDDNACENVLRRGMGFDILGTSPIA
- a CDS encoding glycosyl transferase GT2 family; translation: MILFKMAVRTDSIDSGTDAGTGQFDVSVVIPIRNGARYIEGCISFLKAQTYQDFEAIFVVDTRSDDGSLEKVRELAEQLPRSTVIPQDQGKRLGGNRNIGLEASSGEYIWFLDVDDAPSPYFIEEMRRLMIENPVDFVCCNFLNTNETGTIREKPGRTYRTKVLERDQALIARNDEVFPVSSWCKMFSRSFLVDNGLLFEESFAEDVVHTYRCVDACTRICLYDRPLYAYRQTRGSICRGDLDARGLSEIKSYDEVDDICTDPVILRKNAIMKIRSSGHMSYRGFMEFTKSERNRASYEKYLKGSFEGWWNIHISSLYWLAIRTYVALVYKRNGSYAMKKLK
- a CDS encoding transmembrane protein, which codes for MNTAAKALILLTVSALALLVLSAPDSSEAAPGWKDVSTEAELIEELGKGTTNISIIPAKTEDSRKLTIESDITIPANVRVLLPYGVTDMSGLALGDSEASYKIAGEDKVFVELTVNGKLNVKGQLIVGGILGKDDTFAYQGHTSSWHSVIVNNGTITVENGGTLYCYGFIRGSGEVVGENGSKVMEPLIITDFSGGDNMLSSHRGNQAFFNRYSLSNIRCPLQIDYGSTLNGKLAICVGGTVYENQITYIGEKDTFIKLSEGASARLTYDATKSIESNESLGLHSDIGKTTITLNGGCSFEAIELVLDINGESGVYSFAEHPFPIPYNIDMVLENGNYLMNEDFRILPGAKLTIVTNATLAVNNSLSVFWGLKDKNYKDDVEVNMKYPTTETLASNGFDKSGRLIVCGNLILLDSSEFSGIAEMGSASATITTSKRTDTSLKIVEHGCTRDNDSFTVMVFGLFPYTMTWTVDTLTTREMAGYIVDSTGALSILQPDSIYRASSQTNYCMEKYIQDGTEYALGSDFKGGWILSSGSYQTITSSIPGNLTGEKVNLMLTSKGISQDFIIDLTVDSLKKVTVEQSAVASIRDGNGALRLRCDGISITFSAESLKNISGTLEIRLNDAALNDAQKSSAQDRATYYLEVLSDGKKIDIFHGVVTIVLPFKPHSEADKEKVQAWKIDTNGIAHTYRAAYSNNEISFATASAGCYAISLDNVPERSTVQNAHHSQTLMIAAGATTAIIAGLLIYFFLIRKKR
- a CDS encoding malate dehydrogenase Mdh; translated protein: MSFMDKFKKENKTPAAPEEKKELTVEERLERAKKPGQDAMKMHPYYGGKIETVPKACIRSFDDFSIWYSPGVAEPCKAIAQNPDLVYEHTCKWNTVAVVSDGTRVLGLGDIGPEAAMPVMEGKAMLFKYLGGVDCVPICLDTKDPEKIIETVRLIAPSFGGINLEDISNPKCFDILDELRRDCKIPVWHDDQQGTATVEVAGAMNAMKLVGKNFQDANVTVIGAGAASLAIARLLLATGFKPEHLCMCDSKGILNQSREDFESLHRLKRNICEKTNGAGKTGGIKEAMEGADIVIAASKPGPGTIPAEYIDLMADDPVVFATANPVPEIWPWEAKEHGCKVFATGRSDFPNQVNNSMGFPAIFRGVLDVKARTITDEMCIAAATELAKCAEEKGITEEYIIPNMSEEDVFPREAAAVAMKAIEQGVAREKCSYQEEYDRAAAIISRSRKLTANMMQTGFIKPYVE
- a CDS encoding Fe-S oxidoreductase, which codes for MLKIAMEAEKSIPHVVLIDGYIDDPAALGVPPYISPMIRAVAGAAIDAGGRVTYLSIDMLRQGHEIPDADVTVLLSGNTVPGKYLRSMPMSLKEIREYLPKMKGWKLIGGSSAYAPEAEGFDFRIHRDLAASLYDGMTGKEVGERFRTLDEWNRWMLLGADIVKEHQDFPQPLMVEIESYRGCHRYASGGCSFCIEPTKGKPLMRQPEDILAEAEKLRELGVYNIRVGGQTCIISYGSEDFSSGVPRPVPSKVRQLFEGLKALGFEHISVDNANPAVIATYPEESSEIIKILADNCSSGNVLALGLESADPAVREANNLNSTADQVLEAIRIINRYGAERGPTGLPKILPGLNIICGLEGETFETYGIDMDFLKRIVDEGLMVRRINIRQVIGSRREFHVKMNEKRFKKFKENVRENVDHPLLERMIPLGTVLTGVYAEIHDGNITFGRQPGSYPILVGIPYKIDLDRFYDVKITEWGFRSVTGITYPFNINTMPMSALSALPGIGKKRATTLTLKRPFKDLTDLNRAIDDPKVIEGLRDYIVFDD